In a genomic window of Flavobacterium sp. KACC 22761:
- a CDS encoding DegT/DnrJ/EryC1/StrS family aminotransferase translates to MIPFLDLKKINEPYETAFQEKLKSVLENGWYILGKEVEIFEKAFAEYNQTKYCIGVGNGFDALVLIFKGYIELGKLKKGDEVIVPANTYIASILSILQADLIPVFVEPKLETYNINPDLIQEKITPKTKAILAVHLYGQLAEMEKINEIAEKNNLLIVEDGAQSHGTINNQKSAIKNLKSSVAYSFYPGKNLGCLGDGGAITTNDSELAKVLFSLRNYGSEKKYYNEFIGVNSRLDELQAGFLSLKLPNLDADNQKRRLIAKRYLSEIKNQKIILPFWDLSENHVFHLFVIRTENREALQNYLAQNSIQTVIHYPIPPHKQKAFLEWNNLSFPITEKIHNEVLSLPISPVLIESEIDFIIEILNQY, encoded by the coding sequence ATGATACCATTTTTAGACCTAAAAAAAATCAACGAACCGTATGAAACTGCTTTTCAGGAAAAACTGAAATCGGTTTTAGAAAACGGCTGGTATATTTTAGGAAAGGAAGTCGAAATTTTTGAAAAGGCTTTCGCCGAATACAATCAAACGAAATATTGCATTGGAGTTGGGAACGGATTTGATGCTTTAGTTCTAATTTTTAAAGGCTATATTGAATTAGGAAAACTCAAAAAAGGCGATGAAGTCATCGTTCCTGCAAATACCTATATTGCCAGTATTTTGTCAATTTTACAAGCCGATTTGATTCCGGTTTTTGTCGAGCCAAAACTGGAAACTTACAACATAAATCCAGATTTAATTCAGGAAAAAATCACTCCAAAAACAAAAGCCATTTTAGCTGTTCATCTCTACGGGCAATTGGCAGAAATGGAAAAAATCAATGAAATTGCAGAAAAAAACAATCTTCTTATTGTTGAAGATGGCGCACAATCTCATGGAACAATCAACAATCAAAAATCAGCAATCAAAAATCTTAAATCAAGCGTAGCGTATAGTTTTTATCCTGGAAAAAATTTAGGTTGTCTTGGCGATGGTGGTGCGATTACAACAAATGATTCGGAGTTGGCAAAAGTGCTTTTTTCGCTTCGAAATTATGGTTCAGAAAAAAAATATTACAATGAGTTTATCGGTGTAAATTCCAGATTAGATGAATTGCAAGCTGGATTCTTAAGTTTAAAATTACCGAATTTAGATGCAGATAATCAAAAAAGAAGATTAATCGCAAAACGTTATTTGTCTGAAATTAAAAACCAAAAAATAATCTTGCCTTTTTGGGATTTATCCGAAAATCATGTTTTTCATTTATTTGTTATTCGAACAGAAAACAGAGAAGCTCTGCAAAATTATTTAGCTCAAAATAGTATACAAACGGTTATTCATTATCCAATTCCGCCGCACAAACAAAAAGCATTTTTGGAGTGGAATAATTTGTCGTTTCCAATTACAGAAAAGATTCATAACGAGGTTTTAAGCTTGCCAATAAGTCCGGTTTTAATAGAATCTGAAATCGATTTTATTATTGAAATTTTAAATCAATATTAA
- a CDS encoding O-antigen translocase, whose amino-acid sequence MSDKKSYQQILKTTSLFGGVQFFSILISVVRTKLIAVFIGPAGMGIIALLNSTLGVLSSISGFGIETSAVKSISENYKNDDLKTVSKTIQIVKKIVFFTGIFGMFLTLAFSKILSIITFGDSSQTFSFAILSVTILLKQLSSGQLAVLQGLRSFRLLAKANLYGNLFGLLFSIPLYYFLKIDAILPTIIIASLSALIFSFYYSNKVKIEKEKIENSAVFLEGKLIVKLGFMLTISSVLTLLSTYLVQIYVGKIGGLDQVGFYNAGFTLLNSYVGVIFTVMSTDYFPKLASINSDNEKVRESVQQQAFISVLIITPIIVLFLTSSSLIIKLMYTSKFEVIVPMICAGILGMLFRAVSWSMGFVLIAKGDSKMFVKTAIGFNILSVIMNIGGYYFYGLEGLGISFFLYFLCHFIGLKIITKKRYDFYFEREFYQLYFVCFGICATSFLLRFIENEVLKYSLFSLMILVSFGFSFYEINKKMNLSEIFTSFVQQKKGKNDPE is encoded by the coding sequence GTGTCGGATAAAAAATCATATCAGCAAATTTTAAAAACGACTTCGCTTTTTGGAGGCGTTCAATTTTTTTCGATTTTAATTTCGGTTGTTCGAACGAAGTTAATTGCTGTCTTTATTGGTCCCGCCGGAATGGGAATTATTGCATTGCTCAATTCGACTTTGGGTGTTTTAAGCAGTATTTCCGGTTTCGGAATTGAGACTAGTGCTGTAAAAAGCATTTCTGAAAATTATAAAAACGACGATTTAAAAACGGTTTCCAAAACCATTCAAATTGTAAAGAAAATTGTGTTTTTTACGGGAATTTTTGGAATGTTTTTGACTTTAGCTTTTTCAAAAATTTTGAGCATCATAACTTTTGGAGACTCCAGTCAAACCTTTTCTTTTGCAATACTTTCGGTTACCATTTTGCTCAAGCAATTGAGCTCAGGACAATTGGCCGTTTTACAAGGTTTGCGATCTTTTAGACTTTTGGCGAAAGCCAATTTATACGGCAATTTATTCGGACTTCTTTTTTCTATTCCGTTGTATTATTTTCTAAAAATCGATGCTATTCTTCCAACAATTATAATTGCTTCGTTGTCGGCTTTGATTTTTTCATTTTACTATTCAAATAAAGTAAAAATCGAAAAGGAAAAAATAGAAAATTCTGCCGTATTTTTAGAAGGGAAATTGATCGTGAAGTTGGGTTTTATGCTGACAATCAGCAGTGTTTTAACGCTTTTGTCAACGTATTTGGTTCAAATTTATGTTGGAAAAATTGGAGGTTTGGATCAAGTTGGTTTTTACAACGCCGGATTTACTTTGTTGAATTCCTATGTCGGAGTTATTTTTACCGTAATGAGTACTGATTATTTTCCAAAATTAGCTTCTATAAATTCGGATAATGAAAAAGTTAGGGAAAGTGTTCAGCAACAAGCTTTTATTTCCGTTTTAATTATTACGCCAATTATTGTTTTGTTTCTCACTTCCAGTTCGTTGATCATTAAACTAATGTACACTTCAAAATTTGAAGTCATAGTTCCAATGATTTGCGCCGGAATTCTCGGAATGTTATTTCGCGCCGTTTCTTGGTCAATGGGATTTGTTTTGATAGCAAAAGGCGACTCAAAAATGTTTGTAAAAACGGCCATTGGTTTCAATATTTTATCCGTGATAATGAATATTGGAGGCTATTATTTTTATGGATTAGAAGGTTTGGGAATCAGCTTTTTCCTGTACTTTTTATGTCATTTTATCGGACTGAAAATCATTACCAAAAAGCGCTATGATTTTTATTTCGAGAGAGAATTTTATCAGCTTTATTTTGTTTGTTTTGGTATTTGCGCAACTTCATTTTTGTTGCGATTTATCGAGAACGAGGTTTTAAAATATAGTTTGTTTTCGCTCATGATTTTAGTCTCTTTTGGTTTTAGTTTTTATGAAATCAACAAAAAGATGAATTTAAGCGAAATATTTACTTCATTTGTTCAGCAAAAAAAAGGAAAAAATGATCCGGAATAG
- a CDS encoding transferase, with the protein MIRNSYRKYKSFYQKIKFYWSVNWTKTLYFNFKKFPFQTAKKLPVFFYKRVKFTSISGEIQIEGKIQKAMIGFGQPYELNTVHRGIAEINIQGKLIFKGKFQFGKDYFLFVGENAVCELGNMSSMASNAKLICLEKVVLGDYARFGSECQIIDTNFHDLIDTQTGEKLQKSAPILIGNFNFISNRVSIMKGTQTPDFCTIASNSLCTKEYASLGENILIGGVPAQLIRENVSRDWQGEKQQLDDFLTI; encoded by the coding sequence ATGATCCGGAATAGTTACAGAAAATACAAGTCATTTTATCAAAAAATCAAGTTTTACTGGTCGGTAAACTGGACAAAAACGCTGTATTTTAATTTCAAGAAATTTCCTTTTCAAACCGCTAAAAAACTTCCGGTTTTCTTTTACAAAAGAGTAAAATTTACTTCAATTTCAGGTGAAATTCAAATCGAGGGAAAAATCCAAAAAGCAATGATTGGTTTTGGACAACCTTATGAATTAAACACCGTTCATCGTGGCATTGCCGAAATCAATATTCAAGGAAAACTAATTTTTAAAGGGAAATTTCAATTTGGTAAAGATTATTTTCTTTTTGTTGGCGAAAATGCGGTTTGCGAATTGGGAAATATGTCTTCAATGGCTTCAAACGCAAAATTGATTTGTCTCGAAAAAGTAGTTCTAGGAGATTATGCTCGTTTTGGCTCTGAGTGTCAAATTATAGATACTAATTTCCACGATTTAATAGATACGCAAACAGGCGAAAAACTTCAAAAATCGGCACCAATTTTAATCGGAAATTTTAATTTTATTAGCAACAGAGTTTCAATTATGAAAGGAACTCAAACTCCTGATTTTTGCACTATTGCCTCAAATAGTTTGTGTACAAAAGAGTATGCTTCTTTGGGCGAAAATATTTTAATTGGTGGTGTTCCTGCTCAATTAATAAGAGAAAATGTTTCGCGAGATTGGCAAGGCGAAAAACAACAATTAGACGATTTTTTGACGATTTAA
- a CDS encoding glycosyltransferase codes for MYDNPLVTIICLCYNQEKFVVESLTSAINQDYSFIEVIVVDDFSTDNSKETIKKFLIDYPQIRFIENKTNLGSTKSFNKALKLAKGDFIIDLACDDVLMLNCVSLQTKAFQETAFKNLGIVYGNAELITENGAHDSYYFAVDAAKKTIKKRKTGDIYLSVISGGNSICSVSSMVKKSVFDDLNGYDENLAYEDLDLWIRASRQYDVDYIDEILIQKRIASNSLGTHFFLKNDARAKKINHSTYLIIKKAILLNRTKEEHKAILKRIHFEMILAYKTSNFKLLFLYISLEIKQRLRIMIER; via the coding sequence ATGTACGATAATCCATTAGTAACTATTATTTGCTTGTGCTATAATCAGGAAAAATTTGTTGTCGAAAGTTTGACTTCGGCAATAAATCAGGATTATTCGTTTATTGAAGTAATTGTAGTTGACGATTTTAGCACTGATAATTCTAAAGAAACAATTAAAAAATTTCTGATTGATTATCCACAAATTCGATTTATTGAAAACAAAACGAATTTAGGAAGTACAAAATCCTTCAATAAAGCTTTAAAATTGGCAAAAGGCGATTTTATAATCGACTTGGCTTGTGATGATGTTTTAATGCTAAATTGTGTTTCATTGCAAACAAAAGCTTTTCAAGAAACCGCATTTAAAAACCTCGGAATTGTTTATGGAAATGCCGAATTGATTACTGAAAATGGTGCTCATGATTCGTATTATTTTGCTGTAGATGCCGCGAAAAAAACAATCAAAAAAAGGAAAACCGGCGATATTTATTTAAGCGTAATTTCAGGTGGAAATAGTATTTGCTCTGTTTCTTCAATGGTTAAAAAATCGGTTTTTGATGATTTGAATGGTTATGATGAAAATCTGGCGTATGAAGATTTGGATTTGTGGATTCGGGCTTCACGCCAATATGATGTTGATTATATTGATGAAATTTTGATTCAAAAACGTATTGCTTCAAATTCTTTAGGAACGCATTTTTTTCTTAAAAATGATGCCCGAGCAAAAAAAATAAATCATTCCACATATCTGATTATCAAAAAAGCAATTCTGCTAAACCGAACAAAAGAGGAACATAAAGCAATTTTAAAACGTATTCATTTTGAAATGATTTTGGCCTATAAAACTTCGAATTTTAAGTTGTTATTCCTATATATTTCACTAGAAATTAAACAACGTCTTCGTATTATGATAGAACGCTGA
- a CDS encoding glycosyltransferase, whose translation MISTHKKKKIALIGYRLSGGGSDKVMANLSIFFQHKGFEVDIIIVLDEVSFPYLGKLVNLGLLKNKSNGIFNKIKRLKALKKYLNENHFDFIIDFRFRTKVIQELILARFIYNAKTIFTVHSFLIDHYMPNNSWLTRLMYNHCLANVALTDEMKTLIETKHKLQNVVTIHNPIYLEEIVKKQIEKIDIAFDYIIAIGQYENEIKQFDKLISSYAKSDLIEKQIHLVIVGNGDESKLQKAISDHQIHDFVHLLGYQNNPFKYLSKAKFLVLSSKNEGFPNVILEALACEIPVVSFDCDFGPRDMISSFENGILVENQNWEKMTEALNLLISNTDLYQKCKQNSQNSIDPFLLEKIGQQWLNLLQEH comes from the coding sequence ATGATATCGACTCACAAAAAAAAGAAAATTGCTTTAATTGGTTACCGTCTGAGCGGAGGCGGAAGCGATAAAGTAATGGCAAATTTGTCCATTTTTTTTCAGCATAAAGGTTTTGAGGTCGATATTATTATTGTTTTAGATGAAGTCAGTTTTCCGTATTTGGGGAAATTGGTGAATTTGGGCTTGCTGAAGAATAAATCAAATGGAATTTTTAATAAAATTAAACGTTTAAAGGCTTTAAAAAAGTATTTGAACGAAAATCATTTTGATTTTATAATTGATTTCCGTTTCCGAACGAAAGTTATTCAGGAGCTTATTTTAGCCCGATTTATCTATAATGCCAAGACCATTTTTACCGTTCATAGTTTTTTGATTGATCATTATATGCCTAATAATTCATGGTTGACGCGATTAATGTACAATCATTGTCTGGCAAATGTGGCGCTTACAGATGAAATGAAAACGCTGATCGAGACAAAACATAAATTGCAAAATGTGGTCACAATTCATAATCCAATTTATTTGGAAGAAATTGTGAAAAAGCAAATTGAAAAAATAGACATTGCATTTGATTATATAATTGCAATTGGACAATATGAAAACGAAATAAAACAGTTTGACAAACTGATTTCAAGTTATGCAAAATCTGATTTGATTGAGAAACAAATCCATTTGGTGATTGTTGGAAATGGTGACGAATCAAAACTTCAAAAAGCAATTTCAGATCATCAAATTCATGATTTTGTACATCTTTTAGGGTACCAAAATAATCCCTTTAAATATTTGAGCAAGGCTAAATTTTTAGTTTTAAGCAGTAAAAATGAAGGTTTTCCGAATGTTATTTTAGAAGCTTTGGCTTGCGAAATTCCGGTTGTTTCTTTTGACTGTGATTTTGGACCGCGTGATATGATTTCTTCTTTTGAAAATGGAATTTTAGTCGAAAATCAGAATTGGGAAAAAATGACTGAAGCTTTAAATTTATTGATTTCCAATACAGATTTATATCAAAAATGCAAGCAAAATTCGCAGAATAGTATCGATCCATTTTTATTGGAAAAAATTGGACAGCAATGGTTAAATTTGTTGCAGGAACATTAA
- a CDS encoding FdtA/QdtA family cupin domain-containing protein — protein sequence MTTVQDISLLKIPVVEDLSGNLAFIQNGVLPFEFKRVYYLFDVPSTAFRGGHSHIEQHEVLIALSGSFEVIVNDGKDKKSYLLNKPNVGLHLPKGIWRELENFSSGSVCLVLASDVFEETDYIRDYETFLNSKK from the coding sequence ATGACAACAGTTCAAGATATTTCATTATTAAAAATTCCAGTTGTCGAAGACTTGAGCGGAAATTTGGCTTTTATTCAAAATGGCGTTTTGCCTTTTGAATTCAAACGCGTTTATTATCTTTTTGATGTTCCGAGTACTGCTTTTCGCGGCGGACATTCGCATATTGAGCAACATGAAGTTTTGATTGCTTTAAGTGGCAGTTTTGAAGTGATTGTAAACGATGGAAAAGACAAAAAAAGTTATTTGCTCAACAAGCCAAATGTTGGTTTGCATTTGCCAAAAGGAATTTGGCGCGAACTTGAAAATTTTTCTTCAGGTTCAGTTTGTCTTGTTTTGGCTTCAGATGTTTTTGAAGAAACCGATTATATTCGGGATTATGAAACTTTTCTGAATTCCAAAAAATGA
- a CDS encoding glycosyltransferase family 4 protein has translation MKLLYVVPKIKNAGGVARVLAVKANYFVEHFGYEIHILSQNENDELPFYDFNSKVVFHNVILEGNALRFLQSYKKQLNEKLSEIKPDMILVADNGLKAFIFPFIVNTKRPIVFEVHGSKFIEEKAQKTDFISKSIQKNKYRFKDFSVRKFTKIVALSEESKNEWKAKNTIVIPNASWIKTEKNSDLKNKKVIAIARYSYEKGLDRLLLIWEKAVKKHPDWILDIYTDDFDSLKSIVADLGLNSNVNIFGFVKNIEEKYREYSICAMTSRSEGFPMVLLEAMASGLPCVAFDCPIGPRTIITNEENGFLIPENDYEMYVEKLSFLIENEESRLKFGKNAKQTSENYSVDKVMEKWRLFLENIIIV, from the coding sequence ATGAAACTTCTGTATGTTGTTCCCAAAATAAAAAATGCTGGCGGTGTTGCGCGAGTCTTGGCTGTGAAGGCGAATTATTTTGTCGAACATTTTGGTTATGAAATTCATATTTTATCACAAAATGAAAATGATGAATTGCCGTTTTATGACTTCAATTCTAAAGTTGTTTTCCACAATGTAATCTTAGAAGGAAATGCTTTAAGGTTTTTACAATCCTATAAAAAACAACTAAATGAAAAGCTTAGCGAAATCAAACCAGACATGATTTTAGTTGCCGATAATGGTTTGAAAGCCTTTATTTTTCCGTTTATTGTCAACACAAAAAGACCAATTGTTTTTGAAGTTCACGGTTCAAAATTTATTGAAGAAAAAGCTCAAAAAACAGATTTTATTTCAAAATCAATTCAAAAAAATAAATATCGTTTTAAAGATTTTAGTGTTCGAAAATTCACAAAAATTGTAGCGCTTTCAGAGGAAAGCAAAAATGAGTGGAAAGCAAAAAATACAATTGTAATTCCAAATGCTTCCTGGATTAAAACAGAAAAAAACTCAGATTTAAAAAATAAGAAAGTCATAGCTATTGCCCGATATTCTTATGAAAAAGGCCTAGATCGATTATTGTTGATTTGGGAAAAAGCAGTCAAAAAACATCCTGATTGGATTTTGGATATTTATACAGATGATTTTGATTCTCTAAAAAGCATAGTTGCCGATTTAGGATTAAACTCAAATGTAAATATCTTTGGTTTTGTAAAAAATATTGAAGAGAAATACCGCGAATATTCCATTTGCGCCATGACTTCAAGATCTGAAGGTTTTCCGATGGTTTTGTTGGAAGCGATGGCTTCAGGACTGCCTTGTGTCGCTTTTGATTGCCCAATTGGTCCAAGAACTATAATTACAAACGAAGAAAATGGATTTTTGATTCCGGAAAATGATTATGAAATGTATGTTGAAAAACTTTCTTTTTTAATTGAAAATGAAGAGTCAAGATTGAAATTTGGGAAAAATGCTAAACAAACCTCTGAAAATTATTCTGTGGATAAAGTAATGGAGAAGTGGAGATTGTTTCTAGAAAATATTATAATTGTTTAA
- a CDS encoding glycosyltransferase family 2 protein yields the protein MLSILIPVYNYAVLPLVNELVKQCNSCGITFEILCQDDASQSELNTKNQEINSFSNCSFLINEANLGRGKNINSLAQKAKYDGLLILDCDTFPAQDNFIQNYISAISNSEEKIVFGGIIYADKKPQKEQLLRWIYGQKRETVSTLTSNLWIKKEVFLEFPFDEEITKYGYEDLLFFSVLKRNNFEVFQIENPTFHLNLETSEVFLAKTKTALENLVFLHNSRKISSQESKIIKAFKILKKLKLIGFSNFIFKKNQNKIERNLLSEKPSLFLFDLYKLGYFCFLKIQSSSGAKYL from the coding sequence ATGCTTTCCATTTTAATTCCGGTTTATAATTATGCTGTTTTACCGCTCGTTAACGAACTTGTAAAACAGTGCAATTCCTGTGGCATTACTTTTGAAATTCTTTGTCAAGACGACGCTTCTCAATCAGAATTAAATACTAAAAATCAAGAAATTAATTCTTTTTCAAATTGCTCTTTTCTTATCAATGAAGCCAATTTAGGAAGAGGAAAAAACATCAATTCATTAGCGCAAAAAGCAAAATACGATGGATTATTAATCCTGGATTGCGATACTTTTCCTGCGCAGGATAATTTTATCCAAAACTATATTTCTGCAATTTCAAATTCCGAAGAAAAAATTGTTTTTGGTGGAATAATTTATGCAGATAAAAAACCTCAAAAAGAACAACTTTTACGTTGGATTTATGGTCAGAAAAGAGAAACTGTTTCGACTTTAACTTCTAATTTATGGATTAAAAAAGAAGTTTTTCTCGAATTCCCTTTTGATGAAGAAATTACAAAATATGGTTATGAAGATTTGCTTTTCTTTTCGGTTTTAAAAAGAAACAATTTCGAAGTTTTTCAAATCGAAAACCCAACTTTTCATCTGAATTTAGAAACTTCAGAGGTGTTTTTAGCCAAAACAAAAACGGCGCTGGAAAACCTAGTTTTTCTTCATAATTCTAGAAAAATTTCTTCGCAAGAAAGCAAAATAATTAAAGCTTTTAAAATTTTGAAAAAGCTAAAATTGATCGGTTTTTCGAATTTCATTTTCAAAAAAAATCAAAATAAAATCGAACGGAATTTACTTTCTGAAAAGCCATCTTTATTTCTTTTTGATCTTTATAAATTGGGATATTTTTGTTTTTTGAAAATCCAGAGCTCCAGCGGAGCGAAATATTTATAG
- a CDS encoding cell division ATP-binding protein FtsE has product MSQTVLSLKEVTIYQEGRKIISHINLDVQHGEFIYIIGKTGSGKSSFLKTLYADLPLLEGEGHIVEFDLATLKENDIPYLRRKIGIVFQDFKLLPDRSVKDNMLFVLKATGWTEKEAMEHKIDEVLNKVGMKDFLNKMPHQLSGGEQQRVAIARALLNDPEFILADEPTGNLDPQTSSEVLEVLKNINALGKTVIMATHDYALLMKFPSKTLKCEDERIFEVVQRSV; this is encoded by the coding sequence ATGTCACAAACCGTACTGTCTCTTAAAGAAGTCACTATATATCAAGAAGGAAGAAAAATCATCTCTCACATTAATCTGGATGTTCAGCATGGCGAATTCATCTACATTATTGGAAAAACAGGTTCAGGGAAAAGTAGTTTCTTAAAAACTTTATATGCTGATTTGCCTTTACTTGAAGGAGAAGGACATATTGTTGAATTTGATTTGGCAACTTTAAAAGAGAACGATATTCCGTATTTGAGAAGAAAAATTGGGATTGTGTTTCAGGATTTTAAATTGCTTCCAGACCGTTCTGTAAAAGACAATATGCTTTTTGTTTTGAAAGCAACTGGATGGACAGAAAAAGAAGCCATGGAGCACAAAATCGACGAAGTTTTGAATAAAGTTGGAATGAAAGACTTCTTGAACAAAATGCCTCACCAGCTTTCTGGAGGTGAACAACAACGTGTTGCAATTGCAAGAGCATTGCTTAACGATCCAGAATTCATTCTTGCCGACGAACCAACAGGAAATCTTGATCCGCAAACAAGTTCGGAGGTTTTAGAAGTATTAAAAAACATCAATGCTCTTGGCAAAACCGTTATCATGGCAACCCACGATTATGCTTTATTGATGAAATTCCCATCAAAAACATTGAAATGCGAAGATGAAAGAATCTTCGAAGTCGTGCAAAGAAGCGTGTAA